One Fundulus heteroclitus isolate FHET01 unplaced genomic scaffold, MU-UCD_Fhet_4.1 scaffold_42, whole genome shotgun sequence genomic window, CCAATCCAGAAGGTGGCAGCAGAGGGTCTCTAGTGGAAAACTACTAAGAAgaattttaatactttttattatttgcagaaaaaaaagacaacttttccgttttgttttcatttcatgtgAAGAttcaaactgccactttgagTGAAGCTTTGTCCAAATATTCCTCATGAAAAAACCTGTCACCTGTATGCGTTTTCTtgtgaacatttaaagaatCCAGTCGAgagaaactttttccacaagtCTAACAAGAAAAAGGCCTCTCCAGTGTGGATTCTCTTGTGACTATTTAAATGACTCAGGCAAGTGAAACTTTTCCATATTTCTGATAAGAAAAAGGCCTCTCCCCTGTGTGTATTCTCttgtgaacatttaaatgacCCAGTGCAGTGAAACTTTTCCCACATGTCTGACAGGAAAaaggcctctcacctgtgtgggttctcttgTGACTATTTAAATGACTTATTCCAGTGGAACTCTTACCACGTGTCTGACAAGAAAAATGCCTCTCCCCTGTGTGTATTCTCTTGTGAACATTTAAACTGGCTATTTGAGTGAAACTTTTTCTGCATATCGGACAAGAAAAAGGCCTCTCCCATGTGTGGATTCTTTTGTGTTCGTTTAAATGACTCAGTGCagtgaaactttttccacatgtctaaCAAGAAAAAGGCCTCTTCCCTGTGGATTCTCTTGTGACTATTTAAATTACTCAGTCCAGTGAAACTTTTCCATATGTCTGATAAGAAAAAGGCCTCTCCCCTGTGTGTATTCTCttgtgaacatttaaatgacTCAGTGCagtgaaactttttccacatgtctgacagGAAAAAGGCCTCTCCCCTTTGTGGGTTCTCTTGTGACTATTTAAATGACTTACTCCagtgaaactttttccacatgtctgacaagaaaaaggcctcTCCCCTGTGTGTAATCTCTTGTGAACATTTAAACTGGCTATTTGAGTGAAACTTTTTCTGCATATCAGACAAGAAAAAGGCCTCTcccctgtgtggattctcttgTGTTCGTTTAAATGACTCAGTGCagtgaaactttttccacatgtctgacaagaaaaaggcctctcacctgtgtgggttctcttgTGAACATTTAAACTGGCTACTCGagtgaaactttttccacatgtctgacaagaaaaaggcctATCACCTGTGTGGGTTCTTTTGTGAACATTTAGATCACTCTGTTGAGtgaaaccttttccacatgtctgacaagaGAAAGGCCTCTCACCAGTATGGGTTCTGTAATGCTTTTTCAATTGACTCTTGTGCTTCCAAGACTTCccacaaacatcacattttaaagacattgtCTTATTGGTTGGTAAATGTTCAGCATCCTGTTGTTCATGTTTAAGCCTTGAAgaatcatgtttttctttttcttcctccatctGTGGAAGTTCTGGGTTCTCTTGCTCTTCAATCTGTGCTTTTGGTTCTATTTGTTCCTCTTTAATCCATGAAGACTCAGGCTCCACATTTTCCTCTTTAATCCAtggaggttctggttcccccTGTTCTTCAGTCAGAGGAGGATCTGGTTCCATCTGTTCCTCTTCAGACCACTGAGGTTCTGCTTCCTCCTGGTCATGATTGGACCTCCTCCTCTGCTTGCAGAGCTGTTGGATGGAAGAAGCTTCCTCCTCCATGGAGACATGTGGCTTTTGGAGGTCTGTGAGGACAAAGAAAGAGATCATTAATATAATTTAAGTAATGACTGTCTCATGGATCAGCCTGATTCCTGGAGATCCTGGACTGAAGGTGTCACATGGTTCATCTAATATTAATTTATGGAAGAAGTCTCTATTGGTCCTTGTAAATGTACGTTTCAATGAaatgtgtcttctgcatttaacccatcccctagaAAGCAGTGGTTAGCTTCTATAGCTGCTCAGGGAGAAATCGGGGggtaagggtcttgctcagggatccaTAGTGGTAGTCTGTGGGAATCAAACCAGCTACCTGCAGCGTTCCCTGAACACaagctgctctaaccactaggtcagCACTAGTGGCAGCATTGCTGGCTTCTGACC contains:
- the LOC105922647 gene encoding zinc finger protein 239 isoform X1; translation: MSPVQHLREFIRERLTAAAEEIFSEVEKTIVRYEEDSRRVESCWRPQIKLTRIDLQKPHVSMEEEASSIQQLCKQRRRSNHDQEEAEPQWSEEEQMEPDPPLTEEQGEPEPPWIKEENVEPESSWIKEEQIEPKAQIEEQENPELPQMEEEKEKHDSSRLKHEQQDAEHLPTNKTMSLKCDVCGKSWKHKSQLKKHYRTHTGERPFSCQTCGKGFTQQSDLNVHKRTHTGDRPFSCQTCGKSFTRVASLNVHKRTHTGERPFSCQTCGKSFTALSHLNEHKRIHTGERPFSCLICRKSFTQIASLNVHKRLHTGERPFSCQTCGKSFTGVSHLNSHKRTHKGERPFSCQTCGKSFTALSHLNVHKRIHTGERPFSYQTYGKVSLD
- the LOC105922647 gene encoding zinc finger protein 239 isoform X2, with protein sequence MSSVQHLREFIRERLTAAAEEIFSEVEKTIVRYEEDSRRLESCWTPQIKLTRIDLQKPHVSMEEEASSIQQLCKQRRRSNHDQEEAEPQWSEEEQMEPDPPLTEEQGEPEPPWIKEENVEPESSWIKEEQIEPKAQIEEQENPELPQMEEEKEKHDSSRLKHEQQDAEHLPTNKTMSLKCDVCGKSWKHKSQLKKHYRTHTGERPFSCQTCGKGFTQQSDLNVHKRTHTGDRPFSCQTCGKSFTRVASLNVHKRTHTGERPFSCQTCGKSFTALSHLNEHKRIHTGERPFSCLICRKSFTQIASLNVHKRLHTGERPFSCQTCGKSFTGVSHLNSHKRTHKGERPFSCQTCGKSFTALSHLNVHKRIHTGERPFSYQTYGKVSLD